In one Castor canadensis chromosome 15, mCasCan1.hap1v2, whole genome shotgun sequence genomic region, the following are encoded:
- the Sprtn gene encoding DNA-dependent metalloprotease SPRTN isoform X2: MCSIRLSEPLLKLRPRKDLVETLLHEMIHAYLFVTNNDKDREGHGPEFCKHMHRLNHLTGANITIYHTFHDEVDEYRRHWWRCSGPCQHRQPYYGYVKRATNRAPSCHDYWWAEHQKTCGGTFIKIKEPENYSKKGRGKMRLGKQPLLAVGRKDKPSKVEVQPLTPFSGKGYVVGNASISPSSGKLTTSHTIGEAQSLSSLDLSANAPRPNSNIGEFEQNVFLSKKSSQLVSPVPNTSHQSVLSSYFPKVSVANQKAFRGVKNGPTGDITKQSASSGSQKRVPSSRTQRSSSKAMASASASMPCEGSGSEDQFPSKRPREDKTAFDNFFIKKEKVQSGSSDPKSSSCPATTVQSSSSSRGQNQLVSCPVCQGKVLEAQINEHLDGCLEGVSTTV; the protein is encoded by the exons ATGTGTTCCATCCGGCTCAGCGAACCCCTTCTAAAGCTGAGGCCAAGGAAGGATCTCGTAGAG ACCCTCCTGCATGAAATGATACATGCTTATTTATTTGTCACTAATAACGATAAGGACCGGGAAGGGCATGGTCCAGAGTTTTGTAAACACATGCACCGCCTCAACCACCTGACTGGAGCCAATATAACG ATATACCACACGTTCCATGACGAGGTGGATGAGTATCGACGTCACTGGTGGCGCTGCAGTGGGCCTTGCCAGCACAGACAACCCTATTACGGCTACGTCAAACGCGCCACCAACAGGGCGCCCTCTTGTCATGACTACTGGTGGGCTGAGCATCAGAAAACCTGTGGAGGCACGTTCATAAAAATCAAGGAGCCCGAGAACTATTCAAAGAAAGGCAGAGGAAAGATGAGGCTAGGAAAGCAGCCCTTGTTGGCAGTGGGGCGAAAAG ACAAGCCCAGTAAAGTGGAGGTGCAGCCGCTGACCCCCTTCAGTGGAAAAGGCTATGTTGTTGGAAACGCAAGCATTTCTCCGTCATCTGGGAAATTGACCACCTCACATACCATTGGTGAAGCCCAAAGTCTCTCAAGCCTAGACCTTTCTGCAAATGCACCAAGACCCAATTCCAACATTGGAGAATTCGAACAGAatgtttttttaagtaaaaagtcTTCTCAGCTAGTCTCTCCTGTCCCAAATACCAGTCACCAAAGTGTCCTGAGTAGCTACTTTCCTAAGGTCTCAGTTGCCAACCAGAAGGCATTCAGAGGTGTGAAGAATGGGCCCACTGGTGACATCACCAAGCAGTCAGCCTCTTCTGGTTCACAAAAAAGGGTTCCATCTTCAAGAACCCAGAGAAGCTCCTCCAAAGCCATGGCATCTGCTTCTGCATCCATGCCCTGTGAAGGGAGTGGGTCTGAAGACCAGTTCCCCTCAAAACGGCCCAGGGAGGATAAGACTGCTTTTGACAACTTTTTTATCAAGAAGGAGAAAGTACAAAGTGGTAGCAGTGATCCAAAGAGTAGTTCATGCCCTGCAACCACAGTCCAGAGTTCCAGCAGCTCACGTGGTCAGAACCAGCTGGTCAGCTGTCCAGTCTGTCAAGGCAAAGTATTGGAGGCTCAGATCAATGAGCACTTGGATGGTTGCCTAGAAGGTGTCAGCACCACAGTCTGA
- the Sprtn gene encoding DNA-dependent metalloprotease SPRTN isoform X1 has protein sequence MDEDLVVALRLQEEWDARAAQREAAREPLSLVDASWELVDPTPDLQALFVQFNDRFFWGQLEAVEVKWSVRMTLCAGICIYEGRGGMCSIRLSEPLLKLRPRKDLVETLLHEMIHAYLFVTNNDKDREGHGPEFCKHMHRLNHLTGANITIYHTFHDEVDEYRRHWWRCSGPCQHRQPYYGYVKRATNRAPSCHDYWWAEHQKTCGGTFIKIKEPENYSKKGRGKMRLGKQPLLAVGRKDKPSKVEVQPLTPFSGKGYVVGNASISPSSGKLTTSHTIGEAQSLSSLDLSANAPRPNSNIGEFEQNVFLSKKSSQLVSPVPNTSHQSVLSSYFPKVSVANQKAFRGVKNGPTGDITKQSASSGSQKRVPSSRTQRSSSKAMASASASMPCEGSGSEDQFPSKRPREDKTAFDNFFIKKEKVQSGSSDPKSSSCPATTVQSSSSSRGQNQLVSCPVCQGKVLEAQINEHLDGCLEGVSTTV, from the exons ATGGATGAGGACTTGGTGGTGGCGCTACGGCTGCAGGAGGAGTGGGACGCGCGGGCCGCCCAGCGCGAGGCGGCGCGGGAGCCGTTGTCCCTGGTGGACGCGTCCTGGGAGCTGGTGGACCCCACCCCGGACCTGCAGGCGCTGTTCGTGCAGTTCAACGACCGCTTTTTCTGGGGCCAGCTGGAGGCGGTGGAGGTGAAGTGGAGCGTGCGCATGACACT GTGTGCTGGGATTTGCATCTATGAAGGGAGAGGTGGAATGTGTTCCATCCGGCTCAGCGAACCCCTTCTAAAGCTGAGGCCAAGGAAGGATCTCGTAGAG ACCCTCCTGCATGAAATGATACATGCTTATTTATTTGTCACTAATAACGATAAGGACCGGGAAGGGCATGGTCCAGAGTTTTGTAAACACATGCACCGCCTCAACCACCTGACTGGAGCCAATATAACG ATATACCACACGTTCCATGACGAGGTGGATGAGTATCGACGTCACTGGTGGCGCTGCAGTGGGCCTTGCCAGCACAGACAACCCTATTACGGCTACGTCAAACGCGCCACCAACAGGGCGCCCTCTTGTCATGACTACTGGTGGGCTGAGCATCAGAAAACCTGTGGAGGCACGTTCATAAAAATCAAGGAGCCCGAGAACTATTCAAAGAAAGGCAGAGGAAAGATGAGGCTAGGAAAGCAGCCCTTGTTGGCAGTGGGGCGAAAAG ACAAGCCCAGTAAAGTGGAGGTGCAGCCGCTGACCCCCTTCAGTGGAAAAGGCTATGTTGTTGGAAACGCAAGCATTTCTCCGTCATCTGGGAAATTGACCACCTCACATACCATTGGTGAAGCCCAAAGTCTCTCAAGCCTAGACCTTTCTGCAAATGCACCAAGACCCAATTCCAACATTGGAGAATTCGAACAGAatgtttttttaagtaaaaagtcTTCTCAGCTAGTCTCTCCTGTCCCAAATACCAGTCACCAAAGTGTCCTGAGTAGCTACTTTCCTAAGGTCTCAGTTGCCAACCAGAAGGCATTCAGAGGTGTGAAGAATGGGCCCACTGGTGACATCACCAAGCAGTCAGCCTCTTCTGGTTCACAAAAAAGGGTTCCATCTTCAAGAACCCAGAGAAGCTCCTCCAAAGCCATGGCATCTGCTTCTGCATCCATGCCCTGTGAAGGGAGTGGGTCTGAAGACCAGTTCCCCTCAAAACGGCCCAGGGAGGATAAGACTGCTTTTGACAACTTTTTTATCAAGAAGGAGAAAGTACAAAGTGGTAGCAGTGATCCAAAGAGTAGTTCATGCCCTGCAACCACAGTCCAGAGTTCCAGCAGCTCACGTGGTCAGAACCAGCTGGTCAGCTGTCCAGTCTGTCAAGGCAAAGTATTGGAGGCTCAGATCAATGAGCACTTGGATGGTTGCCTAGAAGGTGTCAGCACCACAGTCTGA